In Cuculus canorus isolate bCucCan1 chromosome 27, bCucCan1.pri, whole genome shotgun sequence, the following proteins share a genomic window:
- the JSRP1 gene encoding junctional sarcoplasmic reticulum protein 1, with product MATGPPEVLEKDLGCLEATDKLPGQAGSAQRRPRKDGRKDADATVSSDGESGGAHGLEEARTRLGISERDPDKPELSMPEPAPLGVDKKKRVEKVGAKSGTAGPPVPKSLPVQRKVEPPSLDPTEEPLLWEGLTLNKCILVASVVALLSVTFQVLQAPCPREGVSHGRQDPPPPPVHEAPPVVVSTKEEEVQEEVTAQPPRPESSAVEDDDGDEDGDDYGDDDADSNLAEPWIFKKWFGRSTPEDEDEDEEPTDVPEVPPAAVEVKKSQEKKPEKKEEKKEEKPEKKEEKPEKMEEKPEKKEEKVRESRPTQAERSSRREARAKDRALGDKAGRAPRTPREPEQQPQRKRVREGKESRRERERERDEPRKEGWKGRPGRGDGGRESPKRDWRQQKGRKPWESTASPGKDGIARPREGKRRD from the exons ATGGCAACAGGTCCCCCTGAGGTGttggagaaagacttgggaTGCCTCGAGGCCACCGACAAGCTGCCCGGGCAGGCGGGGAGCGCTCAGAGGCGGCCAAGGAAAGACGGGAGAAAAG ATGCAGACGCGACGGTGAGCAGCGACGGTGAGAGCGGTGGAGCCCAT GGGCTAGAGGAGGCAAGGACGCGGCTTGGCATCTCTGAGCGTGATCCGGACAAGCCTGAGCTGAGCATGCCAGAGCCAGCGCCGCTCGGCGTGGACAAGAAGAAGCGGGTGGAGAAGGTGGGAGCCAAAAGCGGCACCGCTGGGCCTCCAG TCCCCAAGAGCCTCCCTGTGCAAAGGAAGGTGGAGCCCCCCAGCCTGGACCCCACCGAGGAGCCGCTCCTCTGGGAAGGGCTCACCCTCAACAAGTGCATCCTGGTGGCCTCCGTCGTCGCCCTGCTCAGCGTCACCTTCCAGGTGCTCCAAG cGCCGTGCCCCAGGGAGGGAGTCAGCCACGGCAGGCAGGACCCTCCACCGCCTCCTGTGCATG aGGCCCCTCCAGTGGTAGTCAGCACCAAGGAGGAAGAGGTCCAAGAAGAGGTGACCGCTCAGCCTCCCCGGCCCGAGAGCAGCGCGGTTGaagatgatgatggtgatgaagATGGTGATGACTATGGTGACGATGATGCTGATAGCAACCTG GCAGAGCCCTGGATCTTCAAAAAGTGGTTTGGCCGCTCAACGccagaggatgaggatgaggatgaagagCCCACAGATGTCCCTGAGGTGCCACCAGCTGCAGTGGAGGTGAAGAAGAGCCAGGAGAAGAAgccagagaagaaggaggaaaagaaggaggagaagccagagaagaaggaagagaagccagagaagatggaggaaaagccggagaagaaggaggagaaggtccGGGAGAGCCGTCCCACGCAGGCAGAGCGGAGTAGCCGGAGGGAGGCGCGAGCAAAGGACAGGGCATTGGGGGACAAGGCTGGCCgagcccccaggaccccccggGAGCCTGAGCAGCAGCCCCAGAGGAAGCGGGTCcgagaggggaaggagagtcGGCGAGAACGGGAACGGGAGCGGGACGAGCCCAGGAAGGAGGGCTGGAAGGGCCGTCCTGGCAGGGGCGATGGTGGCAGGGAGAGCCCAAAGCGGGACTGGCGGCAGCAGAAGGGCAGGAAGCCCTGGGAGTCAACGGCCTCTCCAGGGAAGGATGGCATCGCCAGGCCCAGGGAAGGCAAGAGACGCGACTGA
- the AMH gene encoding muellerian-inhibiting factor encodes MKAALRVLLPCLVLLVPSTALPRKGSTGERLSSIHQPELSLVEAAGLEAEGRKRENTSLQERVRSSSVARSRLTASTRLFSKPDLGAKCFQGMVEDEGIAWSGSSPYPWPLGGLEGPVCRMRMDQDGPTPRHLDVVGVLTQYESSFIKLLRQRSSWDESHLETFGLCSAGETSAALHPLKRIHAHVVEPGRERFLVLHLEEVKWEAQTKLWFKLDFQAEVGRALGELRFALLLFYPGSRQRPGTGHPEGLLATGTGLAQEQSFCLSRDTRYLVLGAAVASVTRSSGQLSFEASLAISHRGEGGAPLTPMETQQLLFGSDDKCFTRMTPVLLLLAKSQWEEAAALVPSSYLSADGVVDTAPYPQLSSPQAETEELPFPTSLSQGNASSPMPGSSSQFLSILTRFIHRVLSTSSEPPTQPSSHHWLDFQVMETLPHQLLNLSEEAALERLVQSEEPSVLLFPQDSGAVLEQHLGDWQPEGTVLQLLMGKLQAVIQELRDIPAFQANTALFQHLLSFCYFPPGPGEGQGSKQPPGSGKLHTLLLLKALQTVRARWQEQRKVLRQNRSARHQAHCRLQELTIDLHDRKFIVMPTVYTANNCEGPCKLPLSTRVPSYYSHTVLLLGMQERGSPLQRPPCCVPVRYSDQLIISLSAEGLEVRKFPNMVAEECGCR; translated from the exons ATGAAGGCTGCTCTTAGGGTGCTTTTGCCATGCCTGGTGCTGTTGGTCCCCTCTACAGCACTTCCCAGAAAGGGGAGCACGGGGGAAAGGCTTTCCTCAATCCACCAGCCAGAGCTGAGCCTGGTGGAGGCGGCAGGACTTGAagcagaggggagaaagagagagaacacGAGTTTACAGGAGAGAGTGAGATCCAGCTCGGTGGCAAGATCGAGGCTGACGGCTTCTACTCGCCTCTTTTCCAAGCCTGACCTGGGAGCAAAATGCTTCCAGGGAATGGTTGAGGATGAAGGCATCGCCTGGTCCGGCTCCAGCCCATACCCGTGGCCACTCGGGGGATTGGAAGGGCCCGTGTGCAGGATGAGAATGGACCAGGATGGACCAACCCCGAGGCACCTGGATGTTGTGGGTGTCCTCACCCAGTATGAAAGCAGCTTCATCAAGCTGTTGAGGCAGCGCAGCAGCTGGGACGAGAGCCACCTCGAGACCTTTGGGCTTTGCTCAGCTGGGGAGACAAGTGCTGCTCTTCATCCCCTCAAGCGCATCCATGCGCATGTGGTGGAGCCGGGGCGGGAGCGCTTCCTCGTGCTGCATCTGGAGGAAG tGAAATGGGAAGCCCAGACCAAGCTGTGGTTCAAGCTGGATTTCCAGGCTGAGGTGGGCCgggcactgggagagctgcGCTTCGCCTTGCTGCTCTTCTACCCAGGCAGCCGCCAGCGGCCGGGCACCGGGCACCCCGAGGGGCTGCTGGCCACGGGCACCGGGCTGGCGCAGGAGCAG AGCTTCTGCCTCTCCAGGGACACCCGGTACCTGGTCCTGGGAGCAGCCGTAGCATCCGTCACCCGCTCCAGTGGGCAGCTCAGCTTCGAGGCTTCTCTGGCCATCAGCCACCGTGGAGAGGGAG GTGCCCCCTTGACCCCCATGGAGACCCAGCAGCTCCTTTTCGGCTCCGATGACAAGTGCTTCACCAGGATGacccctgtgctgctcctgtTGGCCAAGTCACAgtgggaggaggcagcagctttGGTCCCTTCTTCCTACCTCTCTGCTGATGGGGTGGTGGACACAGCTCCGTATCCACAACTCAG CTCTCCCCAGGCTGAAACTGAGGAGCTGCCGTTCCCCACCTCCCTGAGCCAAGGGAACGCTTCGTCCCCCATGCCCGGCAGCAGCAGCCAATTCCTGAGCATCCTGACCCGCTTCATCCACCGGGTCCTGAGCACCTCCAGCGAGCCGCccacccagcccagctcccaccaCTGGCTGGACTTCCAGGTGATGGAGACCCTCCCTCACCAGCTGCTCAACCTGTCGGAGGAGGCGGCGCTGGAGCGACTGGTGCAGTCGGAGGAGCCATCGGTGCTGCTTTTCCCCCAGGACAGCGGAGCCGTGCTGGAGCAGCACTTGGGGGACTGGCAGCCGGAGGGgactgtgctgcagctgctgatggGCAAACTGCAGGCAGTCATCCAGGAGCTGAGGGACATTCCGGCTTTCCAAGCCAACACAGCGCTTTTCCAGCATCTTCTGAGCTTCTGCTACTTCCCACCAGGGCCGGGTGAGGGTCAAGGCAGCAAGCAGCCGCCGGGCTCCGGGAAGCTGCacacgctgctgctgctgaaggcgTTGCAGACGGTGCGGGCGCGttggcaggagcagaggaaggtGCTGCGGCAGAACCGCAGCGCGCGACACCAAGCCCACTGCCGCCTGCAGGAGTTGACCATCGACCTGCACGACCGCAAGTTCATCGTCATGCCCACCGTCTACACGGCCAACAACTGCGAGGGGCCCTGCAAGCTGCCGCTCTCCACCCGCGTCCCCAGCTACTACTCGCACacggtgctgctgctgggcatgCAGGAGCGGGGCTCGCCCCTCCAGCGGCCTCCCTGCTGCGTGCCCGTCCGTTACTCGGACCAGCTCATCATCAGCCTCTCcgctgaggggctggaggtccGCAAGTTCCCCAACATGGTGGCAGAGGAGTGCGGTTGTCGGTAG